From Pseudomonas alcaligenes, a single genomic window includes:
- a CDS encoding TolC family outer membrane protein, which translates to MRLALALCTLLSLPALAEEAAPLSLLDAYDNALYHDPSFQAATYDFQASQQEKDIGLANLLPQIAASGSYGSTRQLSGRDLDGSNENDRFTSSGLSLNARQVLYDRAKAAYYAQAKARSRLGEAVYDDAFQELFPRVVEAYFEVARQENELSLSVQQKIAIEGLVKQTRRLFEVGDGTITDTEEAQARLDLVKAQEIEAEARLQAARHALAGRTGVPVEAILTMHEELPASPPLRSEEDLAFWQQQARDAAPRLDARRDSVNVAEAELKAQKAGHYPQLALVGTLNHSDRDDLADDYRRQSTSYLGLSLDVPLYAGGGVSASVNKSQFALSSAQAQLDDETRQLSEDIERYYLGVVSGFAKSKALQTAVHSNQRALESAEKGYQAGVRSTVDILNAQQTLFMARRDLLNSKLLMLQSLVTLHARSGLMHRGVLQQVEALF; encoded by the coding sequence ATGCGCCTGGCCCTCGCCCTGTGCACCCTGCTGAGCCTGCCGGCCCTGGCCGAGGAGGCAGCGCCGCTGTCGCTGCTGGATGCCTACGACAACGCCCTGTACCACGACCCGAGCTTCCAGGCCGCCACCTACGACTTCCAGGCCAGCCAGCAGGAAAAGGACATCGGCCTGGCCAACCTGCTGCCGCAGATCGCCGCCAGCGGCAGCTACGGCAGCACCCGCCAGCTCAGCGGCCGCGACCTCGACGGCAGCAACGAGAACGACCGCTTCACCAGCAGCGGCCTCAGCCTGAACGCCCGCCAGGTGCTCTATGACCGCGCCAAGGCCGCCTACTACGCCCAGGCCAAGGCCCGCAGCCGGCTCGGTGAGGCGGTCTACGACGACGCCTTCCAGGAGCTGTTCCCGCGGGTGGTGGAGGCCTACTTCGAGGTGGCCCGCCAGGAGAACGAACTGAGCCTGAGCGTGCAGCAGAAGATCGCCATCGAAGGCCTGGTCAAGCAGACCCGCCGGCTGTTCGAGGTCGGCGACGGCACCATTACCGACACCGAGGAGGCCCAGGCCCGCCTGGATCTGGTCAAGGCCCAGGAGATCGAGGCCGAGGCGCGCCTGCAGGCGGCCCGCCACGCCCTGGCCGGGCGCACCGGCGTGCCTGTCGAGGCGATCCTGACCATGCACGAGGAGCTGCCGGCCAGCCCGCCGCTGCGCAGCGAGGAAGACCTGGCGTTCTGGCAGCAGCAGGCGCGCGATGCGGCGCCGCGCCTGGATGCGCGGCGCGACTCGGTGAACGTGGCCGAGGCCGAACTCAAGGCGCAGAAGGCCGGACACTACCCGCAACTGGCTCTGGTCGGCACGCTCAACCACAGCGACCGCGACGACCTGGCCGACGACTACCGCCGCCAGTCCACCTCCTACCTCGGCCTGTCGCTGGATGTGCCGCTGTATGCCGGCGGCGGGGTCAGTGCCTCGGTGAACAAATCGCAGTTCGCCCTGTCCAGCGCCCAGGCCCAGCTCGACGACGAGACCCGCCAGCTGTCCGAAGACATCGAGCGCTATTACCTCGGCGTGGTCAGCGGCTTCGCCAAGAGCAAGGCGCTGCAGACCGCCGTGCACTCCAACCAGCGCGCCCTGGAATCCGCCGAGAAGGGCTACCAGGCCGGCGTGCGCTCCACCGTGGACATCCTCAACGCCCAGCAGACCCTGTTCATGGCCCGTCGCGACCTGCTCAACAGCAAGCTGCTGATGCTGCAGAGCCTGGTGACCCTGCATGCGCGCAGCGGGCTGATGCACCGCGGCGTGCTGCAGCAGGTGGAAGCGCTGTTCTAG
- a CDS encoding tetratricopeptide repeat protein, producing MPEQLLDNPNLDIALLNTLQAAEQARLEPVQLIAVAERLGQAGRPADVARLYQAWLGHCSSSADYIVQFNLGVTLSQLEQLPAAEQAYRAAIQRKPDFTQAWFNLGAVIERQGRAENALVIWQSMLDHPLVGPQLNPELYLMVLNSMGRLMEEIRQLNGAEAKLLASLQADPAQPKVIQHWVHLRQKQCEWPVFTALDGLSRGDLLKATSPLAMLSASDDPGLQLATAQHFVAERVNQRVPELAARQGYGHERLRIAFLSSDFCLHAVSLLTVELFELLDRQRFEVYGFCWSREDGSALRARVKAAMDHFVSIGGLDDGTAAQLIRQHEIDILVDLQGLTSGARPNILAYRPAPLQLTYLGFPGPTGLPCVDYVIADRYLIPEDEKPFYSEKPLYLPVFQCSDRQRPVAPLPSRADCGLPDDRVVFCCFNNNYKFNEEMFSCWMRILAAVPDSLFWLLADNQWSQANLIACAERHGVAAERLVFAPRVAPELYLARYTVADLFLDAYPFNGGTTANDALWMGLPVLTRSGRTFASRMAGSLLTALDLPELITDNLADYERRAIELARHPEQLRALRQRLAAGRENSLLFDMPRFVRSFEDALLSATASARADA from the coding sequence ATGCCTGAACAATTGCTCGACAACCCGAACCTCGATATCGCCCTGCTCAACACCCTGCAGGCGGCCGAACAGGCCCGCCTCGAACCGGTGCAGCTGATCGCCGTGGCCGAGCGCCTGGGCCAGGCCGGGCGCCCGGCAGACGTGGCGCGGCTGTACCAGGCCTGGCTGGGGCATTGCAGCTCCAGCGCCGACTACATCGTGCAGTTCAACCTGGGCGTGACCCTGTCGCAGCTGGAGCAGCTGCCGGCGGCCGAACAGGCCTACCGGGCGGCGATCCAGCGCAAGCCGGACTTCACCCAGGCCTGGTTCAACCTGGGCGCGGTGATCGAGCGCCAGGGCCGGGCGGAGAATGCCCTGGTGATCTGGCAGTCGATGCTTGACCACCCGCTGGTGGGGCCGCAGCTGAATCCCGAGCTGTACCTGATGGTGCTCAACAGCATGGGCCGGCTGATGGAGGAGATCCGCCAGCTGAACGGCGCCGAAGCCAAGCTGCTGGCCAGCCTGCAGGCCGATCCGGCGCAGCCCAAGGTGATCCAGCACTGGGTGCACCTGCGCCAGAAGCAGTGCGAGTGGCCGGTGTTTACCGCCCTCGACGGCCTGTCGCGCGGCGACCTGCTCAAGGCCACCTCGCCGCTGGCGATGCTTTCGGCCAGCGACGACCCCGGGCTGCAGCTGGCCACCGCGCAACACTTCGTCGCCGAACGGGTCAACCAGCGGGTGCCGGAGCTGGCGGCCAGGCAGGGCTATGGCCATGAGCGCCTGCGCATCGCCTTCCTGTCCTCCGACTTCTGCCTGCACGCGGTGTCGCTGCTGACGGTGGAGCTGTTCGAACTGCTCGACCGCCAGCGCTTCGAGGTCTACGGCTTCTGCTGGAGCCGCGAGGACGGCTCGGCCTTGCGCGCGCGGGTCAAGGCGGCGATGGATCACTTCGTCTCCATCGGCGGCCTGGACGATGGCACGGCCGCCCAGCTGATCCGTCAGCATGAGATCGACATCCTGGTCGACCTGCAGGGCCTGACCTCCGGGGCGCGGCCGAACATCCTGGCCTACCGCCCGGCGCCGCTGCAGCTCACCTACCTGGGCTTCCCCGGGCCGACCGGGCTGCCCTGCGTCGACTACGTGATCGCCGACCGCTACCTGATCCCGGAAGACGAGAAACCCTTCTACAGCGAGAAGCCGCTGTACCTGCCGGTGTTCCAGTGCAGCGACCGCCAGCGCCCGGTGGCGCCGCTGCCGAGCCGCGCCGACTGCGGCCTGCCGGACGACCGCGTGGTGTTCTGCTGCTTCAACAACAACTACAAGTTCAACGAGGAAATGTTCTCCTGCTGGATGCGCATCCTCGCCGCGGTGCCCGATAGCCTGTTCTGGCTGCTGGCCGACAACCAGTGGTCGCAGGCCAACCTGATCGCCTGTGCCGAGCGCCACGGGGTTGCCGCCGAGCGCCTGGTGTTCGCCCCGCGGGTGGCGCCGGAACTGTACCTGGCGCGCTACACGGTGGCCGACCTGTTCCTCGATGCCTACCCGTTCAACGGCGGCACCACCGCCAACGACGCGCTGTGGATGGGCCTGCCGGTGCTGACCCGTTCCGGCCGTACCTTCGCCTCGCGCATGGCTGGCAGCCTGCTCACCGCCCTCGACCTGCCGGAGCTGATCACCGACAACCTGGCCGATTACGAGCGCCGGGCCATCGAGCTGGCGCGCCACCCCGAGCAGCTGCGCGCGCTGCGCCAGCGCCTGGCGGCGGGTCGCGAGAATTCCCTGTTGTTCGACATGCCGCGCTTCGTGCGCAGTTTCGAAGACGCGCTGCTGAGCGCCACTGCGTCAGCCCGCGCTGACGCCTGA
- a CDS encoding type I secretion system permease/ATPase, which translates to MRLRLDPKRDIDAALLRYRSLFWVITLFSGVINLLTVVPAIYMMQVFDRVMASRNEMTLLLLTLLALGLFLLSSLVEWVRGQVMIKMSVGIDLDLGERLFGVAFQKSLKEHNANPAQVLGDLNVLRQFLTGSSLIALLDLPWMPIFLIVTGLLHPWLGLFTLLGALILFGLAMWNEHSTRKGLAEANQISVMSAKYVNSTLQNAEVIQAMGMLGNLQRRWAGMQQRLIGAQTGASDQAARISTITRLVRTAWQSLAMGLAMLLILDGKISGGVMMAAGFLISKAMLPAEQAIGSWKQLDSAKASYQRLCQLLDEFPRKIERMSLPAPTGAIRIERLVITPPGSKRPAVNGIDLALAKGEVLAVIGPSASGKSSLARAMVGVWPASHGSVRLDGAEIGQWDSELLGQHIGYLPQDIELFDGTVAENIARFGETNSDQVIEAATLAGIHAMILRFPQGYDTPLGPGGLGLSGGQKQRIALARALYGKPALIVLDEPNSNLDDAGESALVAAIGALRSHGSSVVLVTHRPNVLAVVDKLLVLQDGTQKLFGPRDQVLQALLPANPPASATPTAQTS; encoded by the coding sequence ATGCGCCTACGCCTTGATCCCAAACGCGACATCGATGCCGCTCTGCTGCGCTACCGCAGCCTGTTCTGGGTGATCACCCTGTTCAGCGGGGTGATCAACCTGCTCACCGTGGTACCGGCCATCTACATGATGCAGGTGTTCGACCGGGTCATGGCCAGCCGCAACGAGATGACCCTGCTACTACTCACCCTGCTCGCTCTCGGCCTGTTCCTGCTCAGCTCGCTGGTGGAGTGGGTGCGCGGCCAGGTGATGATCAAGATGAGCGTCGGCATCGACCTCGACCTTGGCGAGCGCCTGTTCGGCGTGGCCTTCCAGAAGAGCCTCAAGGAGCACAACGCCAACCCGGCGCAGGTGCTCGGTGATCTCAACGTGCTGCGCCAGTTCCTCACCGGCTCCTCGCTGATCGCCCTGCTCGACCTGCCATGGATGCCGATCTTCCTCATCGTCACCGGCCTGCTGCATCCCTGGCTGGGGCTGTTCACCCTGCTTGGCGCGCTGATCCTGTTCGGCCTGGCGATGTGGAACGAGCACTCCACCCGCAAGGGCCTGGCCGAGGCCAACCAGATTTCCGTGATGTCGGCCAAATACGTCAACAGCACCCTGCAGAACGCCGAAGTGATCCAGGCCATGGGCATGCTCGGCAACCTGCAGCGGCGCTGGGCCGGCATGCAGCAGCGGCTGATCGGCGCGCAGACCGGCGCCAGCGACCAGGCCGCGCGCATCTCCACCATCACCCGCCTGGTGCGTACCGCCTGGCAGTCGCTGGCCATGGGCCTGGCCATGCTGCTGATTCTCGACGGCAAGATTTCCGGCGGGGTGATGATGGCGGCCGGCTTCCTGATCAGCAAAGCCATGCTCCCGGCCGAACAGGCGATCGGCTCGTGGAAGCAGCTCGACAGCGCCAAGGCCAGTTACCAGCGCCTGTGCCAGCTGCTCGACGAATTCCCGCGCAAGATCGAGCGTATGAGCCTGCCGGCACCGACCGGCGCCATCCGCATCGAGCGCCTGGTGATCACCCCGCCCGGCAGCAAGCGCCCGGCGGTCAACGGCATCGACCTGGCCCTGGCCAAGGGCGAAGTGCTGGCGGTGATCGGCCCCAGCGCCTCCGGCAAGTCGTCCCTGGCCCGCGCCATGGTCGGTGTGTGGCCGGCCAGCCACGGCTCGGTACGCCTGGACGGTGCCGAGATCGGCCAGTGGGACAGCGAGCTGCTCGGCCAGCATATCGGCTACCTGCCGCAGGACATCGAGCTGTTCGACGGCACGGTGGCGGAAAATATCGCCCGCTTCGGCGAGACCAATTCGGATCAGGTGATCGAGGCCGCCACCCTGGCCGGCATCCACGCCATGATCCTGCGCTTCCCGCAAGGCTACGACACCCCGCTGGGCCCCGGCGGCCTCGGCCTGTCCGGCGGGCAGAAGCAGCGCATCGCCCTGGCCCGCGCGCTGTACGGCAAGCCGGCGCTGATCGTGCTCGACGAGCCCAACTCCAACCTCGACGATGCCGGCGAGAGTGCCCTGGTCGCCGCCATCGGCGCCCTGCGCAGCCACGGTTCCAGCGTGGTGCTGGTGACTCACCGGCCGAACGTGCTGGCGGTGGTCGACAAGCTGCTGGTACTGCAGGACGGCACGCAGAAGCTGTTCGGCCCGCGCGACCAGGTGCTGCAGGCCCTGCTCCCGGCCAATCCACCGGCCAGCGCCACACCCACCGCCCAGACGAGTTGA
- a CDS encoding HlyD family type I secretion periplasmic adaptor subunit produces MSVTPLKAPLPADIRDATKTAKFGLWIIAIGLGGFLLWASLAPLAQGVAGQGTVVVAGERKTVQALAGGAVNDILVREGDHVQAGQLLIQLNSVQAQAQLEVALGQWFSAHSSEARLSAERHGLDSILWPDDLLARQDDPRAKRNMELQGTLFETRRAELASRQQIMQNQTASLQEQLHAYEQIKNHLDTQLEFQRKELSGLRELAAEGYVPRNRLFEAERNSAQLSAQLTSGIADIGKTRQSIAESKLQALQLQQTFRIEAESQLATTAAEASSLSERIKALEFEVSNAAIRAPVAGQVIGLAVHTEGGVIPAAQRLMDIVPEGSAWIIKAKFEPLVADRLKTGLPVNLRFSSLNSSTLPVVEGKVLTVSGDQLLDEQTHLPYFAVEVEVGADAVAKLLAHGLEVKPGMQAEVMVQTGERTFLNYLLSPLEKRIRGALKEE; encoded by the coding sequence ATGTCCGTCACCCCGCTCAAGGCCCCGCTACCGGCCGATATCCGCGATGCCACCAAGACCGCCAAGTTCGGCCTGTGGATCATCGCCATCGGCCTCGGCGGCTTTCTCCTGTGGGCCAGCCTGGCGCCGCTGGCCCAGGGCGTGGCCGGGCAAGGCACCGTGGTGGTGGCCGGCGAGCGCAAGACCGTGCAGGCCCTGGCAGGCGGCGCGGTGAACGATATCCTGGTGCGCGAAGGCGACCATGTGCAGGCCGGGCAGCTGCTGATCCAGCTCAACTCGGTGCAGGCCCAGGCGCAGCTGGAAGTGGCCCTCGGCCAATGGTTCAGCGCCCACAGCAGCGAGGCACGCCTGAGCGCCGAGCGCCACGGCCTGGACAGCATCCTCTGGCCGGACGACCTGCTGGCCCGCCAGGACGACCCGCGGGCCAAGCGCAACATGGAGCTGCAGGGCACCCTGTTCGAGACCCGTCGCGCCGAGCTGGCCAGCCGTCAGCAGATCATGCAGAACCAGACTGCCTCGCTGCAGGAGCAGCTGCACGCCTACGAGCAGATCAAGAACCACCTGGACACCCAGCTGGAATTCCAGCGCAAGGAGCTCAGCGGCCTGCGCGAGCTGGCTGCCGAAGGCTATGTGCCGCGCAACCGCCTGTTCGAGGCCGAGCGCAACTCCGCCCAGCTCAGCGCCCAGCTGACCTCGGGAATCGCCGACATCGGCAAGACCCGCCAGAGCATCGCCGAGAGCAAGCTGCAGGCCCTGCAGCTGCAGCAGACCTTCCGCATCGAAGCCGAATCGCAGCTGGCCACCACCGCCGCCGAGGCTTCCAGCCTGTCCGAGCGGATCAAGGCGCTGGAGTTCGAGGTGAGCAACGCGGCGATCCGCGCACCGGTGGCCGGCCAGGTGATCGGCCTGGCGGTGCACACCGAAGGCGGCGTGATTCCCGCTGCCCAGCGCCTGATGGACATAGTCCCGGAAGGCTCGGCGTGGATCATCAAGGCCAAGTTCGAGCCATTGGTGGCCGACCGCCTGAAGACCGGCCTGCCGGTCAACCTGCGCTTCTCCTCGCTGAACAGCTCGACCCTGCCGGTGGTGGAGGGCAAGGTGCTCACCGTGTCCGGCGACCAGTTGCTGGACGAGCAGACCCACCTGCCCTACTTCGCCGTCGAGGTGGAAGTCGGCGCCGATGCCGTGGCCAAGCTGCTGGCCCACGGTCTGGAAGTGAAACCGGGGATGCAGGCCGAAGTCATGGTGCAGACCGGCGAGCGCACCTTCCTCAACTACCTGCTCAGCCCGCTGGAAAAACGCATCCGCGGCGCCCTCAAGGAAGAATGA